A genomic window from Providencia alcalifaciens includes:
- the idi gene encoding isopentenyl-diphosphate Delta-isomerase, whose protein sequence is MIEEQLILVNEQDTPIGSMPKLLAHQQGCLHRAFSIFIFNHKNELLIQQRAFHKYHSAGQWANSCCSHPRPQEDTHGAALRRLTEELGFSTSLTHVGEFIYKADVNGGLIEHEYDHLFVGYYDKQVIPNPEEVSATRWVSLETLAQEISTHPEKFTPWFKKIWEKYPLLNFSS, encoded by the coding sequence ATGATAGAAGAACAGCTTATTTTAGTTAATGAACAAGACACGCCGATTGGTAGCATGCCAAAACTACTTGCTCATCAGCAAGGCTGCCTGCATCGTGCATTTTCTATCTTCATTTTTAATCATAAGAATGAATTACTCATTCAACAACGCGCATTTCATAAATACCATTCCGCTGGACAGTGGGCTAATTCCTGCTGTAGCCATCCAAGGCCACAAGAAGATACCCATGGTGCAGCTTTACGTCGCTTAACGGAAGAACTCGGTTTTTCAACTTCATTAACTCATGTTGGTGAGTTTATTTATAAAGCGGATGTTAATGGCGGGCTAATTGAGCATGAGTATGACCACCTATTTGTGGGCTACTATGACAAACAAGTCATTCCTAATCCTGAAGAAGTCAGTGCTACCCGCTGGGTTAGCCTTGAAACTTTAGCCCAAGAAATCAGTACTCATCCTGAAAAATTCACTCCGTGGTTTAAAAAAATCTGGGAAAAATACCCGTTGCTGAATTTTTCTTCCTAA
- the narL gene encoding two-component system response regulator NarL, with the protein MTEKSTILLIDDHPMLRNGVKQLISLEPSLQVIGEAGDGKTGIQIAEEQDPDLILLDLNMPGMNGFETLDELRKRELSGRIILFTVSNYSDDLISALKRGADGYLLKDMEPEELIIALKEAASGKMVVSPTLTSVLAESLRENQSQNESDAIALTPRESDILELIAQGLSNKMIARNLDIAESTVKVHVKHLLKKLNLKSRVEAAVWVLQQK; encoded by the coding sequence ATGACCGAAAAATCAACGATCCTACTTATTGATGATCACCCAATGCTACGAAATGGTGTAAAACAGCTGATTAGCTTAGAGCCTTCACTTCAGGTTATTGGTGAAGCTGGAGATGGCAAAACAGGAATTCAAATAGCAGAAGAACAAGATCCTGACCTGATCCTTTTAGATCTCAATATGCCCGGAATGAATGGTTTTGAAACCCTGGATGAACTCAGAAAACGCGAACTTTCAGGTAGAATTATTCTCTTTACCGTATCAAATTATAGTGACGATTTGATCAGTGCGCTTAAACGGGGTGCTGATGGTTATTTGCTAAAAGATATGGAACCTGAAGAACTGATTATCGCACTCAAAGAAGCCGCAAGTGGAAAAATGGTGGTTAGCCCGACATTAACCTCCGTTCTTGCCGAATCATTAAGAGAAAATCAATCACAAAATGAAAGCGACGCTATCGCGCTAACGCCACGAGAATCCGATATTTTAGAGCTTATAGCTCAAGGATTATCAAATAAAATGATCGCTCGAAATTTAGATATCGCAGAGAGCACAGTAAAAGTACATGTAAAACATTTACTTAAAAAACTAAATCTAAAATCTAGAGTTGAAGCTGCTGTCTGGGTGCTTCAACAAAAATAA
- the narX gene encoding nitrate/nitrite two-component system sensor histidine kinase NarX — MPTLHRRFSIINQVIGLMLLIAVLGIIGMTISNRMIISVQGNAHAINTSGSLRMQSYRLLSLTPINQHSQNYLDELEKDLLSPDLTQVVKIENLTPEFNKIHEFWLNTLRPALTQASSPDDARYEVITFVNMLNELVHNIDDKTERKIAYVAMTQLIFISLVFLLLMGTIWHLRRKIYYPWMKLLSMVNAIGRKDFTQRYPMKNNKQDELNALGETLNHMSDELAQSYHQLEERVAEKTADLLAKNRVLSYLYQSNQILHSSETLYSRLQKVLAELKNITQLENLRLKLYEDSNEQYFHEISYSTTNLEVDKTKLSSTDQHPLNNDSVKEYQTLQWDLSDNMHRYGVIIGEIEQNKPFSDEKNRLVLMLAKQISGMLTMEQQIEQQQQLLIMDERAAIARELHDSIAQSLSCLKMQISYLQMQPEPLPETTLHLLNEMRTEINTAYSQLRELLTTFRLKLTESGLLPSLKSTLGEFSGRIGFSIQLNYEIPAKSISPHQSIHIIQIIREALSNILKHANATWAKVSLSQNRGTVTITIDDNGNGIDDNPNKLNHYGLIIMRERALSLNGECYITQRTEGGTEVKVTFPLSDI, encoded by the coding sequence ATGCCGACACTTCACCGACGATTTTCGATCATCAATCAGGTTATTGGGTTAATGCTGCTTATTGCTGTTTTGGGCATTATAGGTATGACGATTTCCAACCGTATGATCATCAGTGTACAAGGCAACGCTCATGCCATTAACACATCAGGCTCCTTGCGCATGCAAAGTTACCGTCTACTTTCTTTAACACCCATAAACCAACACAGCCAAAATTACCTTGATGAATTAGAAAAAGACTTACTCAGCCCTGACCTCACCCAAGTGGTTAAAATTGAAAATCTCACTCCTGAATTTAATAAAATACATGAATTTTGGCTGAATACTCTAAGACCTGCACTCACTCAAGCATCTTCGCCTGATGATGCACGCTATGAAGTCATTACTTTTGTTAATATGCTCAATGAGTTAGTTCATAACATTGATGATAAAACTGAGAGAAAAATTGCTTACGTTGCGATGACTCAGCTTATTTTTATTAGCTTAGTCTTTTTACTGTTGATGGGAACAATCTGGCATTTAAGACGAAAAATTTATTACCCATGGATGAAACTACTTTCTATGGTTAATGCTATTGGGCGTAAAGACTTTACTCAGCGCTATCCCATGAAAAATAATAAGCAAGATGAGCTCAATGCCCTAGGTGAAACCCTCAATCATATGTCTGATGAGCTGGCGCAAAGTTACCACCAACTCGAAGAACGTGTGGCAGAAAAAACCGCGGACTTACTCGCTAAAAACCGTGTTTTGTCATATCTTTATCAATCAAATCAAATATTACACTCATCGGAAACGCTTTATTCAAGATTACAAAAAGTTCTCGCTGAGCTGAAAAACATTACACAGCTAGAAAACTTGCGTCTCAAATTATATGAAGATAGCAATGAACAATATTTCCATGAAATCTCTTATTCCACAACCAATCTCGAAGTAGATAAAACAAAGCTATCTTCCACTGATCAGCATCCATTAAACAATGATTCAGTGAAAGAATATCAAACGTTGCAGTGGGATCTCTCTGACAACATGCACCGATATGGTGTAATTATCGGTGAAATTGAACAAAATAAACCATTTTCTGATGAAAAAAACAGATTGGTTCTTATGCTTGCGAAACAGATTTCAGGTATGCTCACCATGGAGCAACAAATAGAGCAACAACAACAGCTGCTGATCATGGATGAACGTGCCGCGATTGCCAGAGAGCTTCATGACTCTATCGCACAATCACTTTCATGTTTAAAAATGCAAATTAGCTATCTGCAAATGCAACCAGAACCATTACCAGAAACAACTCTACATTTGCTCAATGAGATGCGTACAGAAATTAATACTGCATACAGCCAGTTACGAGAATTATTGACCACTTTCCGCTTGAAACTCACTGAATCAGGTCTATTACCTTCCCTCAAAAGCACTTTAGGTGAATTTAGTGGGCGTATTGGCTTTAGTATTCAACTTAATTATGAAATTCCAGCGAAAAGTATTTCGCCACACCAATCTATTCACATAATACAAATTATTCGTGAAGCTCTGAGTAATATTTTGAAGCATGCCAATGCAACTTGGGCTAAAGTTTCATTAAGCCAAAATAGAGGCACCGTCACCATTACAATTGATGATAACGGTAATGGTATCGATGACAATCCAAATAAACTTAACCATTATGGCCTCATTATTATGAGAGAAAGAGCACTTAGCCTGAATGGCGAGTGTTACATTACTCAACGTACCGAAGGGGGGACTGAAGTGAAAGTTACATTCCCTTTATCTGACATTTAA
- a CDS encoding DUF808 domain-containing protein: MAGSSLLALLDDIAAVLDDVSVMTKMAAKKTSGVLGDDLALNAQQVTGVRAEREIPVVWAVAKGSFINKLILVPLALLISAFIPWAVTPLLMIGGAYLCFEGAEKLAHKYLHKHEASPSEAVREAQLSEQEIAAFEKQKIKGAIRTDFVLSAEIIAITLGIVSSTTLLNQFAVLAIIAIVMTVGVYGLVAGIVKLDDLGFYLQKKASTLLRKCGNGLIYVTPYLMKTLSVVGTAAMFMVGGGILTHGITYLHLWFEKIAEKTGSISVVGNTLQFLTPSVLNLIFGLVIGLFIVFIINFFARFKKTK; encoded by the coding sequence GTGGCTGGAAGTAGCTTACTTGCCTTATTAGATGATATCGCAGCAGTTTTAGATGATGTGTCAGTGATGACAAAAATGGCAGCAAAAAAAACGTCCGGTGTTCTGGGTGATGACCTCGCTTTAAATGCACAACAAGTCACTGGCGTTCGCGCTGAAAGAGAGATCCCTGTCGTCTGGGCTGTCGCAAAGGGCTCATTCATCAACAAACTCATTTTAGTCCCACTCGCATTATTGATTAGCGCTTTCATTCCGTGGGCAGTCACACCATTATTAATGATTGGAGGCGCATATCTCTGCTTTGAAGGCGCTGAAAAACTTGCTCATAAGTATCTACACAAACATGAGGCTTCACCATCAGAAGCTGTACGAGAGGCTCAGCTTTCGGAACAAGAAATAGCAGCATTTGAAAAACAAAAAATTAAAGGTGCAATCCGTACTGATTTTGTTTTATCTGCGGAAATTATCGCTATTACTTTAGGTATCGTGTCTTCAACAACCCTCCTGAACCAATTTGCAGTTTTAGCAATTATTGCCATTGTCATGACTGTCGGGGTGTATGGATTAGTTGCAGGTATAGTCAAACTAGATGACTTAGGCTTCTATCTACAGAAAAAAGCATCTACTTTGCTGCGTAAATGCGGTAATGGGTTAATCTATGTAACCCCTTACTTAATGAAAACATTATCTGTTGTAGGAACTGCTGCGATGTTTATGGTCGGAGGCGGCATACTCACTCACGGAATTACCTATCTGCATTTATGGTTCGAAAAAATAGCAGAGAAAACAGGTAGCATCAGTGTTGTTGGTAATACACTACAATTTTTGACACCTTCCGTTCTTAATTTAATTTTTGGATTAGTTATCGGTTTATTTATTGTTTTCATTATTAATTTTTTTGCTCGATTTAAAAAAACAAAATAA
- a CDS encoding glycosyltransferase — protein MSPQPVLSIVVAVYNGEKFLPHFFDSLIAQKLENWELIIVNDGSKDDSESVIRQYENKFDNIKVLNQENGGVSVARNTGMAVATGKYITFPDIDDEIDARMYGRLLEIALAGDLDVATCNGTYVYTNGDAPKAIFPPNKVPSTGVITGPQWLQIGLSSRKFLHVTWLNLYRLSLIREHNFTFEPRLHHQDIPWTTEMLLVAKRVQFINEQYYEYLIHNQSVSHSLTGDERSVRKINTYLKILDMLMDIYKRHPEEVKQAPACLWQVGKEGLGVVLALLAIKSPETQKQMVQLFFDKGYWDIVWKHATTLKLKWRLIRRYSKLKAIINN, from the coding sequence ATGTCCCCTCAACCTGTATTGAGTATCGTTGTTGCGGTTTATAACGGCGAGAAGTTTTTACCCCATTTTTTTGATAGCTTAATTGCGCAAAAGCTCGAAAATTGGGAACTGATCATTGTGAACGATGGTTCAAAAGATGATAGTGAATCGGTCATTCGTCAATACGAGAATAAGTTTGATAATATCAAAGTACTCAATCAGGAAAACGGCGGTGTTTCCGTTGCGCGTAATACCGGAATGGCTGTCGCAACAGGGAAATACATCACTTTCCCTGATATTGATGATGAAATTGATGCCAGAATGTATGGGCGCTTATTAGAGATTGCCTTAGCCGGGGATCTGGACGTAGCAACTTGCAATGGTACTTACGTGTACACCAACGGGGATGCGCCAAAAGCTATTTTCCCACCAAATAAAGTGCCTTCTACTGGCGTGATCACGGGCCCTCAATGGTTACAAATTGGCTTGAGTTCCCGTAAATTTCTCCATGTAACTTGGTTGAATCTGTATCGCTTGTCATTAATTCGAGAACACAATTTTACCTTTGAACCGAGATTACACCATCAAGATATTCCTTGGACTACCGAAATGCTGCTCGTTGCTAAACGCGTGCAGTTTATCAATGAACAATATTATGAATATCTGATCCATAACCAATCCGTTTCTCACTCCTTAACCGGAGATGAGCGCTCAGTACGTAAGATCAATACCTACCTGAAGATCTTAGATATGTTGATGGATATCTATAAACGTCATCCAGAGGAAGTGAAGCAAGCACCGGCTTGTTTATGGCAAGTTGGGAAAGAGGGCTTAGGGGTTGTTTTAGCGCTATTAGCCATCAAGTCACCGGAAACACAAAAGCAGATGGTTCAGCTGTTTTTTGATAAAGGTTACTGGGATATTGTTTGGAAGCATGCCACAACGCTGAAATTAAAATGGCGTTTGATCCGTCGTTACAGCAAGTTGAAAGCCATTATCAATAACTAG
- a CDS encoding helix-turn-helix transcriptional regulator: MDHYLHKLPDLIDSVATNQFYPNLLSWLSSFVAFDNAIIYAFEKEGAPRFLSKVEKRNSDSINRIYQRGAYLMDPFYQELQKGGSSKVLTLKELAPKGFYHTDYYLNFYRKTGWCDEAGLLLELSTDKQLGIFFGNEDQPFLSDENKQASLKEAFDIIRSIARLHKEVVPNSVSSHYRNTDLQTCFGLTPRECEVVELILEGKGSPQIAESLFISLGTVKNHRKNIYQKLEINSQVELFNLLMAPIKQ; this comes from the coding sequence ATGGATCATTATCTGCATAAATTACCTGACCTTATTGACTCCGTGGCAACCAATCAGTTTTACCCCAATTTATTGTCATGGCTGTCCTCTTTTGTGGCTTTTGATAACGCTATTATCTATGCCTTCGAAAAAGAAGGCGCGCCGCGTTTTCTGTCGAAAGTTGAGAAGCGCAATAGTGATAGTATCAATCGTATTTATCAGCGTGGCGCTTACCTAATGGATCCTTTCTATCAAGAGCTACAAAAAGGTGGCAGCTCGAAGGTATTAACACTAAAAGAATTAGCACCTAAAGGTTTTTATCATACAGATTATTATCTTAATTTTTATCGTAAGACCGGTTGGTGTGACGAGGCGGGTTTATTGCTGGAGCTATCAACCGATAAACAATTAGGTATTTTCTTTGGTAATGAAGATCAGCCTTTTCTTTCAGATGAAAATAAACAAGCTTCATTAAAAGAAGCCTTTGATATTATTCGAAGTATTGCTCGATTACATAAGGAAGTGGTACCTAATTCAGTCTCTAGCCATTACCGCAATACTGACTTACAGACGTGCTTTGGTTTGACGCCAAGAGAGTGTGAGGTAGTTGAATTAATTTTGGAAGGTAAAGGTTCCCCACAAATTGCTGAGTCGTTGTTTATTAGCTTAGGCACCGTCAAAAATCACCGTAAGAATATCTATCAAAAATTAGAGATCAACTCTCAAGTTGAATTGTTTAATTTATTAATGGCCCCAATAAAACAGTAA
- a CDS encoding NAD(P)/FAD-dependent oxidoreductase has product MNNQVESLTYYSATKKYDLRFPTLKEDIDVDVVIIGGGFSGINTALELCEKGITNIAILEGRHLGYGGTGRNGGQVMAGIGHDLDAIKKHVGSEGLETIFKLSNMGAGIMRERIAKYNIDADFCHGYAYLGSNKRQEKTLRSWLADFKAVAPDEEIEFYTGSDLKQIIGSDAYTCGIKHMGGGHVHSLNLLLGEAKAVSEYGAKIFENSQVLNVEYGDTVTVRTAMGSVKAKKMLWACDGFLNGLEPTLYPKTINTYAYQLMTEELSDELIERISPIRGAYSDIRPVIDYYRVTNENRLLFGSSTYFLEYIPSDLKEWNRKLMLNVFPYLKDVKIELAWGGPMACSANLFPQIGTIPGHKNVFYVQGYSGFGVTPSQIVCKVLAEGMVEGSSRYDLMSSIPHADIMGKDSMRNAIVSLAKCWHQVSGYWQGRR; this is encoded by the coding sequence ATGAATAACCAAGTAGAATCATTAACTTATTACTCAGCAACCAAAAAATATGACCTGCGTTTTCCAACCTTGAAAGAAGATATCGATGTGGATGTCGTGATCATCGGTGGTGGATTCTCAGGGATTAATACCGCATTGGAATTATGTGAAAAGGGAATTACCAATATTGCTATCTTGGAAGGTCGCCATCTTGGGTATGGCGGTACAGGACGTAATGGTGGGCAAGTAATGGCTGGTATTGGTCATGACCTCGATGCGATTAAAAAGCACGTTGGTTCTGAAGGTTTAGAAACGATTTTTAAACTGAGCAATATGGGCGCGGGGATCATGCGTGAGCGTATCGCTAAATACAATATTGATGCGGATTTTTGCCATGGTTATGCCTATTTAGGTAGCAACAAGCGCCAAGAAAAAACATTGCGTAGTTGGCTTGCAGATTTTAAAGCCGTCGCGCCAGATGAAGAAATTGAATTTTATACAGGTTCAGATTTAAAGCAGATTATCGGCTCTGACGCTTATACATGTGGGATCAAACACATGGGCGGCGGACATGTTCATTCACTTAACCTGTTACTGGGGGAAGCGAAAGCGGTGAGTGAATATGGCGCAAAAATTTTTGAAAACAGCCAAGTTTTGAATGTTGAGTACGGCGATACAGTGACGGTTCGTACTGCGATGGGCTCCGTGAAAGCGAAAAAAATGTTGTGGGCGTGCGATGGCTTCTTGAATGGCCTTGAGCCGACGTTATACCCAAAAACAATTAACACCTATGCCTATCAGTTAATGACGGAAGAGCTTTCCGATGAATTGATTGAACGCATTAGCCCAATTCGCGGGGCATACAGCGATATTCGCCCAGTCATCGATTATTACCGAGTGACAAACGAAAATCGCCTGCTATTTGGTAGCTCGACGTACTTTTTAGAATACATTCCATCCGACTTGAAAGAGTGGAACCGTAAATTGATGCTGAATGTTTTCCCATACCTAAAAGATGTCAAAATCGAGTTGGCATGGGGTGGTCCAATGGCGTGCAGTGCCAACTTGTTCCCTCAAATTGGCACGATCCCAGGTCATAAAAACGTGTTCTATGTGCAAGGCTATTCAGGATTTGGTGTTACGCCAAGCCAGATCGTGTGCAAGGTACTTGCAGAGGGGATGGTTGAAGGTTCCAGCCGCTATGACCTGATGAGCTCGATTCCTCATGCTGACATTATGGGGAAAGACAGCATGCGTAATGCCATTGTGTCACTTGCCAAGTGTTGGCATCAGGTATCGGGATATTGGCAAGGTCGCCGCTAA
- a CDS encoding cupin domain-containing protein — translation MISPLLLNKALPELLNIGSVSNLGSVVVEGDPQASVAMIHGEPTDNLTCGIFACTTGKFKMVYPFDEMATVHEGSVKLTDVKTGVTVEYHKGDTWFAAKGTEVLWEISAARFVKHYLACVNA, via the coding sequence ATGATCAGCCCATTACTGTTAAACAAGGCACTTCCTGAATTACTGAACATTGGTAGCGTGAGCAATTTAGGTTCTGTGGTTGTTGAAGGGGATCCGCAAGCAAGCGTGGCGATGATCCACGGCGAGCCAACAGATAATCTGACTTGCGGTATTTTTGCTTGTACAACAGGTAAATTTAAGATGGTTTACCCATTTGATGAAATGGCAACTGTCCATGAAGGTTCAGTGAAATTAACCGACGTGAAAACGGGCGTCACCGTGGAATACCACAAAGGCGACACTTGGTTTGCAGCCAAAGGCACTGAAGTGCTATGGGAAATTAGCGCAGCGCGTTTTGTAAAACACTATTTAGCCTGTGTGAATGCGTAA
- a CDS encoding aldehyde dehydrogenase family protein produces the protein MSELTLLPEVREFLNRQHGHFIKGLPVSGKGDAYFDVVNPATEQVIAKVKEGTREEVDAAMNAAYAAFKGSWANTTPMERGNCLNRLADLLEKHLEELAQLETLSSGKTIQLSRFLEVGSAAQFLRYFAGWATKISGETLNVSLPSFNGEKYSAFTQREPVGVVAGIIPWNFSIMISIWKLAAALTCGCTIVLKPSEFTPLTMLRVAELAKEAGIPDGVINIVNGGGREVGPALISHELCSKVTFTGSVPTGLAVGRSAMEGKLTRVTLELGGKNGAAFLADLSVDKIVSGIIEAGYLNQGQICAAAERFYIPSKLMDAVLDELKARLSAMKIGSPLDEATEMGPLANKAHYDKILSLFEKARQDGSEIIYGGQPIAGAGYFVPPTIIRANSPDDLLMKEETFGPVGTFLAYDDEEELIKMMNSTPFGLAASVWTNDLSKAMRMVSQIEAGTVWVNMHTFLDPAVPFGGIKSSGIGREFGSAFIEHYTELKSVMVRY, from the coding sequence ATGAGTGAGTTAACCCTGTTACCAGAAGTTAGAGAATTCTTGAACCGCCAACACGGTCATTTTATTAAGGGATTGCCTGTTTCTGGCAAGGGAGATGCTTATTTTGACGTCGTGAATCCAGCCACGGAGCAAGTGATTGCGAAAGTGAAAGAAGGGACGCGTGAAGAAGTTGATGCAGCGATGAATGCGGCATATGCCGCATTTAAAGGTTCATGGGCAAATACCACGCCGATGGAACGAGGCAATTGTTTGAATCGTTTAGCGGATTTGCTTGAAAAACACTTAGAAGAGTTAGCACAACTAGAAACCTTAAGTTCTGGGAAAACTATTCAGTTATCACGTTTTCTGGAAGTGGGTTCAGCGGCCCAGTTTTTACGTTATTTTGCAGGCTGGGCGACCAAAATTAGCGGTGAAACTCTGAATGTTTCTTTGCCATCATTTAATGGCGAAAAATACTCGGCATTTACCCAGCGTGAACCCGTTGGGGTCGTTGCGGGGATTATTCCATGGAATTTCTCCATTATGATTTCCATTTGGAAATTAGCAGCGGCATTGACATGTGGCTGCACGATTGTGCTGAAACCAAGTGAGTTTACCCCTCTGACCATGTTACGCGTGGCTGAACTCGCCAAAGAAGCGGGCATTCCTGATGGCGTGATTAACATCGTGAATGGTGGCGGTCGCGAAGTGGGACCTGCTTTAATTAGCCATGAACTTTGCTCGAAAGTGACCTTTACAGGCTCTGTTCCGACAGGGTTAGCCGTTGGGCGCTCCGCAATGGAAGGAAAACTGACCCGTGTTACATTAGAGTTGGGCGGTAAAAATGGCGCTGCATTCTTAGCGGATTTATCCGTAGATAAGATTGTGAGCGGCATTATTGAAGCGGGTTATTTAAATCAAGGGCAAATCTGCGCAGCGGCAGAGCGTTTTTATATTCCATCTAAATTGATGGATGCGGTTCTGGACGAGCTAAAAGCGCGTTTATCGGCGATGAAGATTGGTTCTCCATTAGATGAAGCCACAGAAATGGGCCCATTAGCCAACAAAGCTCACTACGATAAAATTTTAAGTTTATTTGAAAAAGCACGCCAAGATGGTAGCGAAATTATCTATGGTGGGCAGCCAATTGCAGGGGCTGGTTACTTTGTACCGCCTACGATTATCCGAGCAAACAGCCCTGATGACCTCTTAATGAAAGAAGAAACATTTGGCCCAGTAGGCACTTTCCTTGCTTATGATGATGAAGAAGAGCTGATTAAAATGATGAATAGCACGCCATTTGGTTTAGCGGCGAGCGTATGGACAAATGATCTTAGTAAAGCAATGCGCATGGTTTCACAAATTGAAGCAGGAACCGTTTGGGTGAATATGCATACTTTCCTCGACCCTGCTGTGCCTTTCGGTGGCATTAAATCCTCTGGAATTGGTCGTGAATTTGGTAGTGCATTCATCGAACACTACACTGAATTAAAGTCCGTCATGGTGCGTTATTAG
- a CDS encoding helix-turn-helix transcriptional regulator — translation MAQPLFSENQQGLIDCCLNTIAHIIPISAAVYYLVNEHWQPENHVLYGISAHMHEEYLSAFSQHDPLHPDHFRGEDLRLVKMPVEMRQHDQTFFHDFMQPNHIADMAEIFIRRKNKIVAGISVLRDTPFTPEEVIRLNAILPIAELMTFDVRPDSLVSYTPKEHEIIHLVREGASNKRIALLLGVSLSTVKTHLRNIFTKANVSNRTELVSSGFILRQDKIL, via the coding sequence ATGGCTCAACCGCTATTTAGTGAGAATCAACAGGGTTTAATCGACTGCTGCCTAAATACAATTGCCCATATCATTCCTATTTCTGCGGCGGTTTATTATCTAGTGAATGAGCACTGGCAGCCAGAAAACCATGTACTGTATGGGATTTCCGCACATATGCATGAAGAGTATCTCTCTGCGTTTTCCCAGCATGACCCTCTACATCCAGACCATTTCCGCGGGGAGGATCTCCGTTTAGTGAAGATGCCAGTGGAAATGCGTCAGCACGATCAAACCTTCTTCCATGATTTTATGCAGCCAAACCATATCGCAGATATGGCAGAGATTTTTATTCGCCGTAAAAATAAGATTGTGGCGGGAATTTCCGTGCTACGCGATACGCCATTTACGCCGGAAGAGGTGATTAGGCTCAATGCAATCTTACCAATTGCGGAGCTTATGACATTTGATGTGCGACCCGATTCTCTGGTTTCCTATACCCCGAAAGAGCACGAAATCATTCATTTAGTGCGAGAAGGCGCCAGTAATAAGCGTATTGCGCTGCTGTTGGGTGTTTCGCTTTCCACTGTAAAAACCCATCTACGCAATATTTTTACCAAAGCCAATGTGAGCAACCGGACAGAATTAGTGTCATCCGGATTTATTCTCCGCCAAGATAAAATTCTATAA